One Coffea eugenioides isolate CCC68of chromosome 2, Ceug_1.0, whole genome shotgun sequence genomic window, GGTTTTttgtgaacacatttttcaatcactttttttcctcacatatatcaaattgttacaatatatttttctacaaaacctttaaaaaatagcaattcaaacaagATTTATCAACTCATCTATGAGTAAAAGTGACTCAGGATCAAGGTCTTGATCTACTAAGAACGTATTATTTTTCATGCCACTCTTATAAAATCGAGAGATAGATGGAAATACAATTGGTTTGGTATATAGTGAATTTGGAAAGAAACACCGTCCAATCTAGGTTCTGTTTTATTGCaagtttttttagaaaaaattcataaaatattttataaaatagtttttaataAAAACTCCCAAAATCTCCAATGTAAAATGGGTCATTTTTATCTTCCATAATCTCAGCTTCCTCAATTGACTTCTCTGCCTTTCCCCCAGCCTTAGTGACAGGCTTTTTCACCCTAAGTGATCATTGTGCCTTGTTTCCATAAAAAAAGAGTTATGGTGAAGGGGAGTAAGATGAATAAATCAGGacaaagtgaaaagaaaaggaacaaggGCATCAGGCTAATGTTGCAATAGGTTCGGTAgttccaaattttttttaataatttcattttGACCCCATATTATTTTAATAAGTATAAAATTAACCCATCATgtttttaaaatacaattttacctataatttttaaattttttaaatgcaATCCTTTTGGACTAAATCTAAACTCATCAAATTAGAGGGCATCTTGCGAGAAAGAtggttaataattattatttggtgttttgtagtataagaattgaagtatgacaattttattatatgtttattaaacaaaaaaatcataagTTACATACGCAGTCAAAAAATATAATGTGCAatgaaatataattataagataCGATCAACCACTTTGCATCTAACTTAGCAAATTAAAAGACCTACTTATAATTGTTCATACATTTTAGAGATAATAAAATCTACTGTTTAGTTTGAATTTGACCTTGACATGAGACCAATCCATCATATTATCTTGTCAAATAAGTGAAATTTGAACAATTAGCATACTTGAAGAAATCATTACTAGTGAAATTTCGATTCTTGCACGCCAAGTTCTTGAATTTATATTAATTCCATGTACATATTATCACGAGACCTCCACATTGACCAATCAATAGATTATGATTTATTGTATGATGTAGGAGATATAGCAAAGCATCTTCTTCTCGATAGGGGATTACAATTACGAAACATCAATTTTTTGAGTTAGTTGCAAAGATATACAACAACTAACCCGCTAATTTAAAGGAATAATTACCTCAAAAAAGGTATTAAGGCATTTTAATCCACTCAATTCaaggaaacaattaaaagtaattAAGTACATACTTTAGATTTGCAGTCAAATATTTTTAAGTAGATAGTTAAACCTATTGGCAAACCAAATGATGTGAAAAAATTGTCCAAATGCAACTGCCAATAAAGTGGCAAACAATTTCAAAACTACCATAACTAATAGTTAAAACAACGAAAGAAGTAGATCAAATATGTAAATGGAAAAATTTGTGCTAATAGACTTACCTTAAGCCACAAATACCAATTCCCTATCAAGCCTGTTTAATATGgacaattgaattaaaatactaaaaaattatCGCACATATAACttgcaaaattacaaatttcttATAAGCAAATAATAAATTGGCTAAAGAAAACATACCTATTGAGAAAGTTGCTACAAAATGAGAAAGAGAAGTAGCTAACTAGTAAGATCTAAATTTAATAGGTTGCATGATTGTGGTCGAACAAAATtgtaagtaaatgaaatgaatttgaataaATGGGGGTTACTACGTTAACAGTTAATAAACCAAATTTCTCCACTAATTAGCATTAATTGTGTCTTAACATCTATATATCATAAGTTTGCAAATAACTGATgagaaaagtttcaagaaattaTGAGATTTAGatgttaataaaattaaatgattagaagggcttttataaaatttttttaaaacacaagCTAAATTCAATTGTGCCTAATGTTTAACTGGACATCAAATATTGTCACGTATCAAACTTGctattagttttaaatatttgaaaggACATCCAAGTAATTATAGCAAAATCAAATTAGTTATAATGACTTATACTTAATATTCTAATTATAATTTAAATATTCTCATATTTCCAAAATAACCCCACCGTTGTAGTTGAAATCCAAAGACCATTTTCGCTCTAAACCCCTCCTTGTATAGTATAGTGATAAGAACATGTGTATAAAATTCTAAACCATCAatttaaaggaaatttttatatattactttaattatatatcattaatatatatttatgataTATTTATGAATTCATTCTATTTGACCTTCAATTGAGTCGGATTCATTGGCCTCTAACCTTGAATTCGACCAATGTCCGGTTCAAGTCTAATAACACGGGTTCAGTGAATTGGGTTGCTGGCAGCCTCGCACTAACAGCAATAATGGGAGAAATGTACGTACATACATAGTAGCTAtttatatatagagagagagagagagagacagagagagttACTAGTTCAGTACATGAGTGAAGGGGAGAAATTAAGGATGGATGAATAAGTTGATGACGCATTCACCATCTTTCATTCATAGTAGTACAACTACAGCAACAGCGAACGTAAAGCAAAATCAGTAGTATCTAGAGACGAGTAGAGACTAGAGTGCAGAGACCGAGAGAGAGCATCTTAAGCAATGGATGAGCTGATTGTTTCATCCCCATCTTCATCTTCCATGGTATCTTCCTTGCCTCAAGAAAGCCGGCCAATTATTACTACTACTGCCAGTTCTAGCCTTCAACTCAATCTTCAATACATCCTTCAGACCCAGTCAGATTGCTGGGCTTATGCCATTTTCTGGCAGAGTTCAAATGACCAGAGTGGACGGGTGGTGTTAGCTTGGGGAGATGGCTACTTCCAAGGGACCAAAGTCGTCGATGATGCCCCCCAAAACAACAACGGCAACGACCCCAACAAATACAACACCACCGCCACTACGGGCTGCGGATCTGGCTCTCAATCCGAGAGGAAAAAAGTGATGAAAGGAATTCAAGCTTTGCTCGGTGAGACCCCAGCTGATGGCCAAAATGATGATGGCTCTGTGGACTGCGACGTCACCGACGCGGAATGGTTCTACGTCATGTCCTTGGCTCAATCTTTCTTCGCGGACGACGGAGCCCCTGGCAAGGCCTTCAGCTCAGGGAACTTGGTCTGGTTAACTGGCGGTCAGCAACTCCAGTTTTACAACTGCCAGAGAGCTAGAGAAGCTCAAATCCACGGCATCGAGACACTGGTTTGCATCCCGACGGCTGGAGGGGTACTGGAGCTGGGCTCCAACGCTTTGATCCAAGACATAAACTGGGGCTTGGTGCAGCAAGCCAACTCTCTGTTTGGCCCAGCGGCAGACGTAGGCGTAGGTGTTGCTGATGCTGCTGCCGCTGCTACTACTCGTCTACTGCTCACAACAAAACAACAAGAAGAAGCGCCTGAATCCGTGGACGACGAGATGCTGGAAGGCGCCATATCTTTCGCTGATTTCGGCTTGGTTATGGGGGGCATCCCCTTGCATAATAGTAGTaatcaagaagaagaagaggaggacGCAGCCACTGCGGGGGCGGAGAGCAAAAAAGATCATCATCgctatcatcatcatcactatcaagaagcaaaaaaggcaaaaaagaaAGGTGAACATGATGATAATCATGGCATTGGGCGACGTGGGACGTCGCAGGTTTCTTCCTTTCTAGAATCCTCCGACTCGGACTGTGTGGTGGTGGTCGAGACAACAACGAGGAGTCATCAGGTGGAGAGAAAAGGAGGAGTAGGAGGGAAGAAGAGAGGACGAAAGGCAGGGACGGGGAGGGAGACACCGTTAAACCATGTGGAAGCGGAGAGGCAGCGGAGGGAGAAGCTCAACCACCGGTTCTACGCGCTGCGCTCTGTGGTGCCGAACGTGTCCAGGATGGACAAAGCGTCGCTGCTTTCGGATGCGGTGGCTTACATCAAGGAGCTGAAGGGGAAGGTGGATGAGTTGGAATCACAGCGGAAACGGATCGAGGGCAACAAGAAATCAGTGAAGATAGAAGTGGCGGATAGCAATGGTAATACCACGGATAACCATAGCACCACGACTGCATCATCGTCGGTGCCAGTGGATCAAAGAATAACGATACCCAAGTCCAAAAAGTCGTGCTCAGGGGGCGGGGGAATGAGGAGCAATGTACAAGTTGAAGTGAAGATGGTCGGGACAGATGCCATGGTGAGGGTTCAATCCGACAGCAGCGGTTACCCGACAGCCAGGTTAATGGATGCAATTCGAGATCTGGAACTACGAGTCCATCACGCCAGCATGTCCCACGTCAACGACCTCATGCTCCAAGATGTGGTCATCAGGGTTCCTCCTAATGGAGCCTGGGCGAGTGAGGAGGGACTCAAGGCCGCTCTGCTGGGGAGATTCTTGGGTACTGACGATCACTAGAATCAATTTTACTCGCTACTCTGCCTACCTACCGAAGCTGCTTAATTTAGCCGGCTCCGCCGCAGTTTATTATCTTTTGCCGTTAATTAATCCACTGATgtaatgtatatatgtatatgtatatgtatgtatacgTCGGCGGTTGGATCGCGGATCAGGGACGGGCGTTCATGTTAATttgttcttcttcctttttggtTTGATGATTATGTAAATCGTCTTTGGTGTTGAAGCAGCTTTGCAGGAAGGGAGCTGTCGGTCTGTGCATTTAACCGAGTGTTCGTAATTTCCATTTACTTTTATGGTAACATTATTATTTTGCTTCTTTGGAATGATGATGTTGTTCCCTCCTCTCAAAAACGCCAAACATGCTTCGACTCAATCGACCAAACAAATCCATACCTGCCCCCTTCCTTCTCCCCTGGGAAACAACCAACATGTTTAGGGTTTGGCTGCACTTCAATGAATTCTCTTCCCATTTTTTACGATACACATACACATGTATtattaagaagaagaagaagaagaagaagaagaagaagaagatgggaaccaaaaagaataaagaaaacTTTTATGATCAAATGTAAACCAACCGCCCACCACCGAAGAAAGCAGTACTAGTACTGTCTACTATGTACGTACTCTTCCTATGCTCCTATGCTATGCTGTAGACAGAAGTGAACCCTTGAGAGGGAACGGAACAAACTAGTGACTTCACCACACTAGTTTTGAGGCCAGCATGGCTTTTTTGTTAAGGTCAGAATCCTTCCTCGACCAGGCTTTATCCAAGTCCCAACAACACATGCTGAAACAAAAATACTACTGTACTatgttaaaaagaaaagaaaatagggCCACAAGCATCCCTAGCTGCGTTAAAAATCTGACCTTTAGGCTTCGTTTGGAAGTTGAGGATgtagacccaaaaaaaaaaagaaagggaaagaagagaaagtttaTTAGTTATcctttgtttgttatattttagtaagaacgaaaaaaaaaaagaaatgggacGATTCAGGAGGAGTATAAACAGTAACCAAAACTTTCCTTCCCAAATTGGTCAGCGGAAATAATTAGATGGAAATGGAAAGAAACTTTGACGAAACTTGTCCTTGAAAATGCctattttatccttaaaaagttattgaacaaatatttaatgatttttatatttaaaatcgTTCCACTAATTTTTAAATAACGTAACCTTACTTTCTCTTTTGTCCTCTCCTCTTCTCTCTCGTAACTTAaaaagtttttcctttcttttcttttctatcctgaACTCCCAAACTAAGCCTTAGTGTTATCCTATCTGTCACGTCTTTGATTCCGTTGGTTGGTCATTATATTATATTGCTAGGAAATTTTGTGACAGAGCCAGCACTAGCACTAATTCAACACGTGCTAAATTGTACTACGACTAGATATCACTGTGGATACAGAGGATAAGGAGGAGCAGCAGCTGCTGCCAAGTCGTACGAGAATTGAGAGGTGGGCCGCAACGAATAATAGGCCAACAACAACAGGGGCCCAATCGTATTTAGAGGAGGGGGACCAGAGGGCCATTCCGGTTAAAGTTTACCAGCCAAAATGATGGTGGGGTCAATGGTGTGTcgttttctagttttttttgtttttgtttttttgttttttgaatgtTGTGTTCGGCATTCCCATCTACTCTTGGGTTGGTGGCCACCACCAAACCCTCAAGGCTTTGGTGATTCTTGTGGCTCTTATTCAAATTCAGATGGGTGCGTAGTGTCCATTTGGTTCTTTTCCTAATTATCCGTCTGATTCGGTGGTGGTTCTGTCTCCATCGATCATCCATAGGTTCAGTTGAGCCTTTCCCTAGTTATCTGTCTGATTCGGTGGTGATTCTGTCTCCATCAGTCCTTCATAGGTTCAGTTGAGCATTTTCCTAATTAGAGTAGAGTAGAAGTAGAGATgataattattaaaaaaaaaaaagagtagagtAGAAGTAGAGATgataattattaaaaaaaaaaaaaggactagtGGTAGTAATTTACTAGTCTATTATTAATTAATAGTCCGGACCGTCACGACTTTCCATATGCGATTCGCCTTTTCTGTGACTGACGTTTGACGCAAGCGGGCATCGGTGGTTGCTGTGTGGAGGAAGCGCCTCCGTTCATCTGTCTCATCTCCTTTTGTTTGATTTCCGGACCGGATATCATCGCTATTATATATAATGATGCGCTTTTCCTCAGTAGCTAGAAATAGGAGCCAGGAGGAGAGTAGTGCATTTTTCGCTTGGCCGTGTACTGCTGCCATCCATACAACCCTCCCCCGGTCACACCTACGCCTGCTATCCACCCACTCCTTTTCCATCTACAACTCAGCAGCAACAAGGTGCTTTTCATTTCATAATGACGATGATGGGGATCTTTTTCTTAATTGGATTATGGAGATTAGATGTGATGGAACACCAATTTAACATTAACTGGTCGAAACAATTTTTGCTGTgcagagaaaaataaataataaatactcCTCACATCGCCATCGCCATCGCCTCGCCATCGCCATCCCCCTAAATGACGTTTACTTCAATCCATCCTCCCTCTAGAGTCCAATTCCGCCGTTTTAATTAATCCGATCTCACttcactttctctctctctccattgCAAAATCCCTCctattattgacaaaaaaaaaaaaaaaaaaaaacagcagcACCTATTATTTGCAAGCTACTCTTCCTCCCATAATTACTTTCTGTAAGTATCTCGGGTGCGTCTTGCCATATACACTTTTGCGCTACTGAAGTCACTCCGCCTCATTATCATATTCTGTACATAAAATTAAAGCTCTTGCAAGTTTATTCCTCCCTATCTCTTTTTCCCTTGGGAAAACTGCAGCAAACTTCTCTCCCGATTTcttattttttacatttttttatcCTCACTTTTAAATAACGCATTTTACATCTCTcacaaattatatatatatatatatatatataaaataaaaggggtTAATCTAGGGTCAAGCTCCAAATCCAGCCACATACTTTTCTTGAAACCATCACGTGACAATATGACTTCAATAATTtttataacaataaaaatgtcGAATCAAAACCAACCACGCTCCAATAAGTGGGACACATCGTCACATCATCCCACCATACACTCTGTCCTCCGTCCCTGGGTCTGCCATCCTCCACTGACCATTTTCAAGTCATCTCCCTTTTTTCAACTCCTCCAAGCCTCCACCTCCTAAGTCCTACCACTTCTCCCTCTCTTATTCTCACCCTCCTCTATCCGAATGCCTTTCAGCTTGATGTTTACCCTCTCTTGCAAATTCTCGCTTTCCTTCTTgtggggaaaataaaatttgCGGACTTGTTCTCTTCTTTTGATTAATTTGTGGACATTCATCCGTAAGTTAAGTTTTTTATCAGGTATTTGATGGTATCCTCTACTTAAACTTCTGTCGTTtgttatttttcactttttgaaGTACCGTTAAGATTGTCGGAATTTGGATAGAGTGGAAGGACATTTGAGTTCAAGGAGGAGAAAACAATATGATATACTATTCATATCAAAGAAAAACGATCTATTTCAAGGAATGTTCTGACGGTAAAAATTGACGTTCatgaaaaaacaaaatattGAGGAGAGAGAGCCTTGCGCGCGTGCGCATGGATATGAGAGTGAGAAAGGGTATTTATGTATGTGGGCATTGGAAAGGACCCGTAATCAGAATGACCACCTCTGAAAGGTTCTTGGTCATGGTTGATCAAAAATAAAATgtataatttcacttcattgaatatagggataatttcagaaacctcccttgaggtttgtcataatatcactcagttctcttcaagtttttaaaatctcacttacctcccttaccAACTTGACAAGACTAAATATTCCTATCAAAGGTCACAAATTGACAACATTACCTTTACTCTTAATAACTATTTAACCAAAaagccaaaacaaaataaattttaaaagcaaattaaaaaattaaaaaattaaattgccAACTAATAATGGTCCATATTTCTTTATATTAGAGTCATGGTGGAATAGCAAATGATATGAATAATTAAATCTAATCAATATCAACCACTTAGAAAGATTTTAGAGAGTAATTAATACCTTAAAAAATTTCATGCATAGTTATAATTAAGGAAGTCAAGATATTTTTTGgagaaatatattttaattcaTCGTATAGTTTAAATTTTATTGCAAACTAAAATAATCTCTTCATACGTGTGAATTTTTCAATGCgtaaattttgcttttgttccaatacaactaaaataaataGTTTACGTCAAGAAATTTACACCTTTTAAaaatttaaccttattttattttttattgttgttataaatttcat contains:
- the LOC113764072 gene encoding transcription factor MYC2-like, whose translation is MDELIVSSPSSSSMVSSLPQESRPIITTTASSSLQLNLQYILQTQSDCWAYAIFWQSSNDQSGRVVLAWGDGYFQGTKVVDDAPQNNNGNDPNKYNTTATTGCGSGSQSERKKVMKGIQALLGETPADGQNDDGSVDCDVTDAEWFYVMSLAQSFFADDGAPGKAFSSGNLVWLTGGQQLQFYNCQRAREAQIHGIETLVCIPTAGGVLELGSNALIQDINWGLVQQANSLFGPAADVGVGVADAAAAATTRLLLTTKQQEEAPESVDDEMLEGAISFADFGLVMGGIPLHNSSNQEEEEEDAATAGAESKKDHHRYHHHHYQEAKKAKKKGEHDDNHGIGRRGTSQVSSFLESSDSDCVVVVETTTRSHQVERKGGVGGKKRGRKAGTGRETPLNHVEAERQRREKLNHRFYALRSVVPNVSRMDKASLLSDAVAYIKELKGKVDELESQRKRIEGNKKSVKIEVADSNGNTTDNHSTTTASSSVPVDQRITIPKSKKSCSGGGGMRSNVQVEVKMVGTDAMVRVQSDSSGYPTARLMDAIRDLELRVHHASMSHVNDLMLQDVVIRVPPNGAWASEEGLKAALLGRFLGTDDH